In one Dama dama isolate Ldn47 chromosome 5, ASM3311817v1, whole genome shotgun sequence genomic region, the following are encoded:
- the LOC133055885 gene encoding WAP four-disulfide core domain protein 18-like: MKTVTVFFLLAFVVMGLEVAWAQKSPGKGRQRPGFCPELPKGTIGTCVELCSGDDSCPKGMKCCSHGCGHSCTTPVFRKGGSGGRGKVGQKVN, from the exons ATGAAGACAGTCACCGTCTTTTTTCTGCTGGCTTTTGTCGTCATGGGGCTGGAGGTGGCCTGGGCTCAGAAGTCTCCTGGCAAAG GACGACAGAGACCTGGATTCTGCCCAGAGTTGCCCAAAGGTACTATCGGAACTTGTGTCGAATTGTGCTCAGGAGATGATTCCTGTCCCAAAGGAATGAAATGCTGCAGTCATGGGTGTGGTCATTCCTGCACAACTCCTGTCTTCCGA AAGGGTGGCTCTGGTGGCCGCGGGAAAGTTGGGCAGAAGGTTAACTGA